The DNA window TCGAGGCTGAGGCCGAGGCTGGTCGCCGAATATTCGACGCGGGCGGGTACCTCGGCGAAGATCGCGCGGCTGACGAGACCGTGCTCCTCCATTTCGCGCAGCTGCTGGATCAGCACTTTCTGGGTGATGCCAGGCATCATCGCCTTCAACGCCGACAGCCGCCGGGGGCCATCGAAGAGATGGTAGAGGATGACCGCCTTCCAGCGCCCGGCGATCACCTTCAGCGCCCGTTCGGCCGGCAGCATCGGCAGTCTCTTGATCGGCGTCTTCCTGGCTGAACCGGCCATGGTCACCTCCTGGTCAGCAGCGGACTAATGAGTGTGTAGTCGCGGCCTCGCAGATAGTGGCAAACCATCGCCGATGCCAGTGCGATTGGAGTTTGCCATGAAAGCCGTTCAATTCAGCCGTTTCGGCGGTCCCGAGGTGCTGGAGGTCGCCGAGCTGCCCGCGCCGGTGCCGCAGGCTGGCGAGGTGCTGGTCCGGGTGAAGGCGGCGGGCATAAACTTCTTCGAGGTGCTGATGCGCGCGGACCGCTACGCCGTAACGCCGCAACTGCCGATGTTTCCCGGCGTGGAAGTGGCGGGGGTGGTCGAGGCGATTGGCCAAGAGGTGGATGAGGGGCTGCTCGGACGCCGCGTGGCGGTGCCGCTGTTCGTCTCGCAGCGTCCGCATGGCGGCTATGCCGAGCAGGTGACGATGCCGGCCGATCTCGTTGTGCCGCTGCCGGATGCCGTCCCGTTCGAAGAGGCGACAGCCCTCATGGTGCAGGGGCTGACGGCCCTGCACCTGCTGCGCCAAAGCCCGCCGGGGGCCAAGTCCGTGCTGGTGCCGGCCGCGTCGGGCGGCGTCGGATCGCTGCTTGTCCAGCTTGCCGGACAAAAGGGGGCAAGCCAGGTGATCGCGGCCGCCAGCGACAGGGCAAAGTTGGATTTTGCCTTGTCGCTCGGCGCCGATAGCGTGGTCGACTACAGCCAGCCGGATTGGCCGGCCCGTGTCCGCGACCTTACGGGCGGCGACGGCGTCGACATCATCTACGACACCGTCGGCGGCGCGCTGACGGCGGCATCTTTGCAGGCGTTGGCTGCGGGCGGAGAACTGGTGTTCGCGGCGCTCGGCCGCTACGGGCTCGCGGCGTCCGATCTGGAAGTCATGATCGGCCGCAACCAGTCGCTCAGGGGTTTCGCGCTGCTGCCGCTATTGCCGGCGGATGTGCTGCGAGCCGGCCTGTCCGAGCTGTTCCAGCTGGCGGCGAGCGGGCGGCTGCGGGTCGCGATCGGCGGCCGCTTCCCACTCGACCGGGCCGGGGAGGCGCACCGATTGCTGGAGGAACGCCGCGCGACAGGGAAGGTGGTGCTGGTGCCTTGACGGGCGACCGTTAACACCTGTTTCACACAATGGGTCGGATCGAGCTCCGTCCACGATCTCCAACGAAGAACGGCATCCTTGTTTCCGATCACGGCTGAGTGACTTGCATAATGCAACTAAACTGGCTAATAGTCACTTTCATATTGAAAGAGACTCCGGCAATGGTTGCAAGAACAAGCTTCGAAACACGCCCGTGCCCCATAGCGCGCAGCCTCGACGAGGTTGGCGAGTGGTGGAGCATCCTGTTGCTCAGGGACGCGTTCCAGGGGCTGACGCGCTTCGATCAGTTTCAAAAGAGCCTGGAGATCGCGCCCAACATTCTGACGCGCCGTCTGAACAGCCTTGTCGAGCGTGGGCTGTTCGAAAAGCGCGCCTACTGCGAGCGGCCGCTTCGCCATGAGTATGTGCTGACCGCCAAGGCGCGTGATTTCCGTCCGGTGCTGCTCTCCCTGCTGGCCTGGGGCAACAAGCACCTCGCCCCCGAAGGCCCGAGCCTGGTGGTGGTGGACAAGGCCGACGGGCGCTGGGCCGAACCCGTGCTGGTCGACCGCGAGAGCGGCAAGGAACTCGACGGCGAGGGCTTCACCATGGCGACGGCACCCAAGGCCACCGATCGCATGCGGCGGCGCTACCGCTTCAGCAGCGAGGCCTCCGGCCTGCCGCTCATCGACAATTTCGATCCAAGCCGCGAAGAGGCGCGGAGCAAATGAACAAGGTTCTCTCAGCCGCCGAGTTGCAGCCGGCGCAGCCGTCGGCCGTCCAGCTTCCCGCGCCCGCCAAGAACCGGCGCAAGCCGTTCGTCATGCTGGGCGCCGCGATCGCGATCGGCGTCGCCGGCTGGTATGGCTTTCAGTGGTGGCTGGCCGGCCGTTTCCTCATGTCGACCGACGATGCCTATGTCGGCGGCAACGTCACGCCGCTGGCGCCACGGGTCGCCGGGCACATCGATCAGATCCTCGTCGAGGACAACCAGCATGTCGCCGCTGGCCAGCTCATCATCCGCATCGACGACCGGCCTTTCAAGGCGGCGGTGGAGCGTGCGCAGGCATCCGTCCAGCAGCAGCAGTCGGCGCTCGACAATCTCCGTGCCCAGGTCTCGCTGCAGAATTCGCTGATCGAACAAGCGCAGGCCGATCTCGAAGCCAAGAGTGCCGCCGCCACGTTCACCACACAGGACGCTCAACGCTATGCGGTGCTGGCCAGCACCAAGACCGGCTCGCAACAGGATGCGCAGAGGAGTCTCGCCGCCGACGGCCAGGCCAAGGCTTCCGTCGCCGCCTCGCGCGCCGGGCTTGCAGCCGCCAAGCAACAGCTCAATGTGCTCAACACGCAGATTACGGAGGCGACCGCCGCCGTGGCGGCCGCCACGGCCGATCTCGATACGGCTGAGCTCGATCTCGGCTTCACGCAGATCCGCTCGCCCATCGACGGCCTCGTCGGCAACCGGCTGGCGCAGGTCGGCACCTATGTCTCGCCGGGCAGCTATCTCCTGACGATCGTCCCGCAGACGGGTCTGTGGGTCGATGCCAATTTCAAGGAAGACCAGCTGCGCCGCATGGCAGACGGCCAGGCGGCGACGGTCTATACCGACATTGCCCCCGACGCGCCTCTCAAGGGCCATGTCAGCAGCCTGGGACCGGCGACCGGGGCGATCTTCAGCGTCATCCCGGCGCAGAACGCGACCGGCAATTTCACCAAGATCGTCCAGCGCGTTCCCGTCCGGATCACCATCGACCCGGATCAGGCGCACAAGGTGGAGCTGCGGCCGGGCCTGTCCACCGTCGTGACGGTCGATACCGGCTCGCGCTGAGGACGCCATGGCCGAGCGCGCCGAACCACAATCCTTCATCGCCAGCATCCTGCCGTTCATGGTGATGTGCGTGGGGATGTTCATCGCGCTGCTCGACATCCAGATCGTCGCGTCCTCGCTGCAGGACATAGGCGGCGGCCTGTCGGCGGCG is part of the Mesorhizobium loti genome and encodes:
- a CDS encoding winged helix-turn-helix transcriptional regulator → MAGSARKTPIKRLPMLPAERALKVIAGRWKAVILYHLFDGPRRLSALKAMMPGITQKVLIQQLREMEEHGLVSRAIFAEVPARVEYSATSLGLSLEPILLALCQWGQHHADELNEKHRLADCIIRPRRAQHAHMA
- a CDS encoding quinone oxidoreductase family protein, with the translated sequence MKAVQFSRFGGPEVLEVAELPAPVPQAGEVLVRVKAAGINFFEVLMRADRYAVTPQLPMFPGVEVAGVVEAIGQEVDEGLLGRRVAVPLFVSQRPHGGYAEQVTMPADLVVPLPDAVPFEEATALMVQGLTALHLLRQSPPGAKSVLVPAASGGVGSLLVQLAGQKGASQVIAAASDRAKLDFALSLGADSVVDYSQPDWPARVRDLTGGDGVDIIYDTVGGALTAASLQALAAGGELVFAALGRYGLAASDLEVMIGRNQSLRGFALLPLLPADVLRAGLSELFQLAASGRLRVAIGGRFPLDRAGEAHRLLEERRATGKVVLVP
- a CDS encoding winged helix-turn-helix transcriptional regulator — its product is MVARTSFETRPCPIARSLDEVGEWWSILLLRDAFQGLTRFDQFQKSLEIAPNILTRRLNSLVERGLFEKRAYCERPLRHEYVLTAKARDFRPVLLSLLAWGNKHLAPEGPSLVVVDKADGRWAEPVLVDRESGKELDGEGFTMATAPKATDRMRRRYRFSSEASGLPLIDNFDPSREEARSK
- a CDS encoding HlyD family secretion protein; this translates as MNKVLSAAELQPAQPSAVQLPAPAKNRRKPFVMLGAAIAIGVAGWYGFQWWLAGRFLMSTDDAYVGGNVTPLAPRVAGHIDQILVEDNQHVAAGQLIIRIDDRPFKAAVERAQASVQQQQSALDNLRAQVSLQNSLIEQAQADLEAKSAAATFTTQDAQRYAVLASTKTGSQQDAQRSLAADGQAKASVAASRAGLAAAKQQLNVLNTQITEATAAVAAATADLDTAELDLGFTQIRSPIDGLVGNRLAQVGTYVSPGSYLLTIVPQTGLWVDANFKEDQLRRMADGQAATVYTDIAPDAPLKGHVSSLGPATGAIFSVIPAQNATGNFTKIVQRVPVRITIDPDQAHKVELRPGLSTVVTVDTGSR